One Aegilops tauschii subsp. strangulata cultivar AL8/78 chromosome 2, Aet v6.0, whole genome shotgun sequence genomic window, AGTTGCCATTTCCATATCGAGCGGTGGCTTTTTTGCCTTTGGTAGGAGCGGATTCCTCTTCCTCGGCCAGGCTTAATTTGAGCATACGAATATGATGGTGTTTGGTTGGCTCCTAGGGCAAAAAAATATGCTACCCCTTTTTTTGGATAAAAAAAATATGCTAGTACCTGATCTGCCTACCTGCATGAAGGGAAAAAATATTGGACACCAAACATTTTATGTTTCTCTTTTGAATGTTCAACATTCAGGCACCTCGGCACTGATAAAACAAGGACATGGAACCCAAGCTGAAAGCCCCAAAAAAACTCCTTTTGTTATTCAATGAGCTTCTCTCCTTTGGTGTGGCCCAGCCGGCACTCTTATTATTACACCCTACTCATCATTAGTGTCACTCTCTGCCTCTGGTGTGGTGGCCCAGCCGGCATTCCTATTATTATTGTTACCCTACTCATCATCAGTGTCACTCTCTCACTCACTGCTCCTACTGTTCACCTCGGCCAAAAATACAACGTAGCTGCCCATGCTGTAGCACTGTAAAGGCATCATCGTCTCCTCTTTCACCACCAGCTCCAGCTCcagctccctctcctcctctcaCCCTTTTAGCAGCCCCCTTCTCCCCCACACGGCCGGCCGGAGCCCCTCTTGCGGCAATCCTAAATTAATACTCTCCTCTGCCTCACCGGATTCTGATCTGGTCCCGAGCCAGGTAAAACTGCACCATTTTCTTTCTCTCTTCGTCTCCCTGTTGCTTGGTTGCTTGCAAGATTTTCTCTTTCCATTGACCGGCCGACCTCGGTGGTTGCTGTTCTTTCCGTTTGTAATGGCGTGTTTGACCTGTGCTGGCTGCAGCTGATCGCGACACGTGAGGTGAGGGGGTGGCTGTCGGAGGTTGGCGCGTGGATGGGAGTTCAGACAATGTCGTCcctcggcagcggcggcggcgggggcggcgggggaggGGCCCTGGCGCGGCAGGGGTCCCTGTACGGCCTCACGCTCAACGAGGTGGAGAGCCACCTGGGCGAGCCGCTGTGGAGCATGAACCTGGAGGACCCCCTGCGCACGgtgctccccgccgccgccgccgacgctgAGCCGCGCGGCGCCGGGACGGGAAAGAAGACGGTGGACGAGGTGTGGCGCGACATCGAGAGCGCCGGCCGCGGCCGCCAGCCGACGGTGGGCGAGATGACGCTGGAGGACTTCCTCTCGCGCGCCGGCGTGCCCGTCGCCGGGGGCTGCGCCGGCGCGCATTGGCCCCTCAGGCGTCGGCGCCGGCCCCGTGCTGGACGCCGTGTACGAGGGCGGCGCTAGTTTATTACTACTGCTGTAAAGTTTAGCTACGTATCATCAGGCTTTTGGTTACCGCTCTAAATTTCAAGATTTACCATAGTTACCGCGTATTTGCAAGCTCTGTGTATTTTGAATTTAAACGCTCAATGTGGAGACACCGGATTCCATCGTGTGGCCTTGGAAGCAAAATGGATCCTACTCAATTAGATCTGCGTACGCCGCAGAGTTCATTGGACGAGAAGTGGCAACATACGCGGAGTTCGTTTGGAGGCACAAGGCGCCACTACAATGCCATTTTTTCGCGTGGCTAGCCATGCGGAACGGTTGCTGGACCTCTGACCGTTTGGCACGCCGAGATCTGCCACATCAAGCCTCATGCCCGTTTTGCAACCAACAGGTGGAGACAATTAACCACATCCTTCTCGCTTGCGTTTTCGCGAGAACCTCTTGGCTTGGAATTTGGACATCCCTCGACGCACCGAACCAAGCTCCAGTTGCGGACAGTGAGTTGGTAGAGTGGTGCACCACACGGACCGCGACGACATGCTCACCAAGAGACCTACGGGCGATCATCACTCTTTGCTTATGGGAACTGTGGAAACATCAAAATGCCATTGTGCTTGACGGCGAGTCCCCATCAATCCAACTACTCTGGCGAAACATTGACCATGAAGGAAGAGCATGGAAAACGGCGGGCCGGCTAAAGGGTGACCTTGAGTTTTTCTTTGGGGGACTAAGTAGGCGGGCTAGTGGCGAGTAATCGTATATTTTGTAACTCTCGTGTGGCGGCTTAGAATAGCCATGTAAAGCGGTTGTAAATAACCTTGTGGAGGGTTTCTTCACCCACCtccttctactccctccgttcctaaatataagtctttctacaGATTCCACCAAGTGACTACCGGAGCAAAATGAGTCTACACTTTagaatatgtctacatacatccgtatgttctattccatttgaaatgtctaaaaagacttacatttaggaacggagggagtataatataTGGTATGCACACTCGTGCATATTCTAGAAAAAGGTACGCTCAATCTATAGTAAAGTATGGAGGCGTCTCAATTATTTCAACATAATTAGTTCTGGCGTGGTGGTAACAACCTATTTTCACCTTTAAAAGGTAGCTTGTTCTAGTTCTCTTTCTTGCACCTTTTTTTGAACTAATATAAGTTCAAGTGCTATCAACATCTATTTTGAAAAAATGAATTATAAATGGAATTATAAATTTTGTTAGAACTTTTGAGCAAATATTTAACTGTGGTAACCATTTACCAGTCCCCCTCGGTAAAATTGCCCCATTCGGTAACCAAAACTGTGTGTATCAATCGACTGATTCTCGACTTcggggtcagtcgatttttcaaagaaggaaggagaaggaagggtGTCACCGGAGATGAGGAAGGGGCTCGCGGTCATCACCCCATTATCTATGGTACAAGATGGGGGCGGTAGTGGCCGGCAGTGGTTGGGGCGGTGGCGCACTTTGCCGGAGAAAAAAAATCCAATCGCGGGCGGagctagagggatggcctgggTGGCGTCTAGACCGGTGGTGGGGCGGTTCCGGGGAGGGAAAGGCGGCCAGGCAGTCGTGGGAGCGCTGCCGGCCGCGGGTGGCGGTGGCCGACGGTTCGGCCGACGGCATGTTTGGCGGTCTATgaggtgaggaagaagaagatctAGACACCACACAATTCTCATTCAACGGTCCACAAATCGACTCACCCTAACCGAAAAATTCAGTCGACTAATGTGTAACCTCTCCTATACGAACCGACCCAAAGGGCTCTGGACCTCTGGTGACCCAAAGAACATCCCGCCACCCGCTGATCACTCGCTGACCTACagtcatactccctccgttttaaaatagatgacccaactttgtattGTACAAAGTTGGATCATTTATTTTGAAACGGATGGAGTAGGAAGGAAGGAAAAGATTCTGCACGAGCTCCCCGCAGTAATAAACAAGCGACGCCATACAGATTGGGTACGATTCCGGTACAGCAGCGCATCGGGTTTTTTTTCTGGACGTGGCTAGCGGGCGCCCGAGCGCCCGTTGGTGGGATCAAGCGCTTGTCCATATATGGAAGGAGCAGCCAAGCGTGCCTTATACAGTCCGTCAGAAAAGGAATCTTGTCCATACGTGCATTTATTTAGGGGTTTAAAAAGTTTAAAATACTATAACTTTTGATGTAAGCGTCAAAATCCAGTTTCGCTTTCACGGTTGGGTTTCTCGCGACgagttcttcaaaactagatctcatatcgaTAGGTTTCGTTAAACTTTTTTTTTGAGGCAACTTTGGGTACGATGAAGGCAACTTTAGTGTTATAGGAAAGCAACTTCATTTTTTTTGCCTTGTAGATGTGCCTATAAGGTTGATTTGTGTAAAAAATGAGAAAATCACACAAAACATGAGGCACCTTTAGTGCTACATATAAGCAACTTCATTGCGCACTATGTGTATCAATGAAATTTTGCTAACATTATCCCAACTTTCTTATCGTATTTGCTCAGTTGCCTACTGTGGATGGTCAGTTGCCTACCAATGATGCCCAGTTGCCAACAATACTTAGAAAATTGGCCTACCATTGATGCACGGTTCCCTGCTATTGGTAATTAGTTGCCTATCATTGCTGCTTAGTTTTCTAACTTTGCAAATTAATTGCCTAGAATATTATGGAGTTGTTATCACAAGGCAATTAATATGTACTCTCGGTCTAACTTGGTATCTAGACAAAAGCAATGATATAGGGAAAAGTCTAAGTTCTCCATTGATGAGGTTAGTGGAGGCAAAACAAGGACAATGACTTTCAGATTGTTATGCACTCGAGTACCACACAAAAACCGTTAGCAACTTTTGAGGTGTTGTTGTGCAACTCTAGTGCATTCGACAAGTAACTCATGTGTTTTTTCCATTATCATATATGAAGATCTCAATAATTTTCGCGGGCAACTCGTGCAAAAATTATGAACAACTTGCGTATGTTTGTGGGCAACTGTTTGATCCACCCCCCTATATATAAAAAATTCTCATCACACTAGATGCAAGTTCTCATATGCCCCCACTTATGCAACTACTCAACACCCATGACCTGGATAGCCAACATTCACACGCTCAGTAG contains:
- the LOC109769491 gene encoding ABSCISIC ACID-INSENSITIVE 5-like protein 3; protein product: MGVQTMSSLGSGGGGGGGGGALARQGSLYGLTLNEVESHLGEPLWSMNLEDPLRTVLPAAAADAEPRGAGTGKKTVDEVWRDIESAGRGRQPTVGEMTLEDFLSRAGVPVAGGCAGAHWPLRRRRRPRAGRRVRGRR